The sequence AGGCATAATCTGCCTGCCTGCAGGATACAGGCAGCAAACTTTAAGTCGTACTTATTACCCCAATTAATTTGTCACATTTTAAGACAGATCAGACAACCATGTGTGCATTCGCTGGAGGTTGCAGGTTGTTGTTAGTACCTGAAGGTTTTCTGGAGGACCAGGGGACGAGACACCGTTCTGAATCCATTTGTTGTTTTAGAAGCCTTCTCTCCTAAATCTGGACACATAGTTGGATGAATTAGAAGGAAGAAACTGATCAGAGAAATATTCagaaacagcacaaacaaatacaaatcagTGTTACCaagtagggatgtcaacaattaatccagTATCGATTGGTCTGAATTACTCTCTCCTCACTTGCTTCCTTAATTTCCCACAAGCTGTTACATCATGTGAAGGTTTCAGAACATGTAACACCACACCTTGTTTGTAGACTGAGATCTGTCCATCAGAGGTCATTGCTGCCAGCTGATTGGTCATCTGAGCCTGGCAGAGGAAGGTCACCTGGTTGACCGGGGAGGTCAGCTGGAGCTCGAATGAACACATGGGAGGAGGAACCACAGACCGCCTGAAGCTCGTCACCAGGACTTTATCTAAGAGGAGTTTAAACACGTGAACGTTAACCTCACACTGAAGTCAACCCTCAGCTTTACATCCTCTCGTCTCATTCGTTCTCACCTCCATCAATCACAGCCACGTTGGCGCCATCGGTGGCGTCCAGCCCGGGGCTTCTCTCGGTTGTCCAGCCCCAGTCGTAGGTGATGGTGGTCCAGGCGCGGGTCACAACGTGGAGCCTCAGGGGGCGCTCAGGGTCCCAGAAGACAGAAACTGGAGCCTTTCGAGAGTCTCTGCCGAAGTCCAGACTCTGCTTCAGATACCAGTGATAGTTCCCCACCGACCACAGCTGGACTGCAGACGGAGGACGGACAAACTTAACAAGGAGGGAACCGTATGCTATACATCTATTCAATAATACATTCATTCACTTCATTCTTGCATTGATTGACTTGAAAAGCCTTCTTTTGGAGAGACTCGTCTgtttaaataactttttaaaggtaaaataaaaacatttgaactaTGATGGACAGATTCAGTCATAGACTGAGTCTTGTAATGTGCAGATTGGGCTCTGTTTTAGTATCAAAAGTAACATTAAAGTGGAGTATAGACTTGAATATGCCAGTTTTGGAAACATCTTCATTCAAATgttgtttgaaaaaagaaaaaaatctaataaggGTGTTTATAAAAATCCTCAGAGGAATAAAGAACTTTCAGAGACTTGCAAAATGTCTTGCTTCAGTAGATTTTGATAACTTTTCCCAGATTATATCTTTCACAAAAGTGATCAAACACTTTTAATTGAATGTTTTGAAGCTGCAGCTTTGACTGAACTTACTGCAAGTGTTGACTTGTTTGTCCTCCCCGGCCGTCATGTCCTCCAACCAAACAGCTAACACCGTGGAGTCACTGTTCCACAGCAGATCCTTCACCTGAAGCAAAAACATGTCAGTGATTTAAATTGGTATATAAATATGACTTGCTGGTGTTCATAATTTGTGCACTACCTCATTAAATAGAGGGTTTGGTTGAGCAGAACCTACCTTGGCCTGGTCTTTGCTGAAGGGTAGGGTGAAGTCTCTGTGCAGCAGTCCGTTCTTCTCCATGAAAACCACACTAAGATTTACAATGTTCTCATGTGGAAGGTTAAAAGTGAAATACACTCAAGCATCAGGAGATCCCTTACTTCCAGCAGAGCGCCTGCTCCAGTCCGTTGATGGGCTCACTGGTGGCTTGCAGGACTCCCTCTCTGTTCCATACCCGGACCTTCCTGGCCCCAGTCTGAGGACAAACAGCACTGACTGCAAACAGCTGACCGTCACCTCGCCACGTCACCCTCGGCCTGCGGTCATCGCAGGCTGCAGCCGGCTGCACCTCCTGAGGACGCATCAGACAGAATGATTTCAACTGTTTATGAAACAATTATATTCTTTCAAGCTGGGATGATGTTTGAACACACACCTGGGTCTTCCTCTGGGCCGCCTGTTTCCCCTCTGAGCCATGGAACTGAGTCTCCTTCTTTCCCCAGCCCACCGTGATAAACTTTCCTGTTCAACACATCAGAAGGTTTTATAAAATACTTCTTAATACCTTCATCTATACCAAAGATGTTTCTATGAGAATCATCCTGGGATTTTCAGGTCTGTACCCAATGATATAACCAGAGTCTATTTATATCGGACTCACCTTCACCAAAGTCGTCTTGGTGGATTCCGACCTCAGTGATGGGCTCAAAGTCTTTGGTCATCATGATGATGGTTTCCTGACCTGTGAGCACAAATGTGAAGTGGTTTATTCCTCTCTTACACTGCTCATGATTTATTCAATTACAAAGTTATTCACTAAGCACTGATCTTTAACTAGTTCTTATGATCATATCTAAAGCAACAGGGCACCCTGACCCAGCAGTTACTTTTGTATAACTTTGACAATTTGCAAACAAATACATGACTTTGAATTTCTAACTGCCAATGTCAAATTCCCACTGACAATATTTCACCACAGCACAAAGATTAGCTTCTCACAAAACATTAAATGTAAACAACTTAAACTATATGAGTGCATGTTGGTATTTAGTCAACTGTAGAGACAGAAACGACTTGTATCTCATTAATTACGTGGAAAAAAGCTGACTGAAGATTCAGCATTTACAAAATATGGGGAAACTTCTGATGGAAAACCATGCGATGAGTAATCTTTTAAGTAAAATGTATGAgaacacacataacacactgaCCAGTAGTGAGAATGACGAGCTCCTCATCAGGACTCCAGCTCATTGAGGTCAGACCACTGTCCACACTGCCGACACACTCCAACTGTGGGACAACAATCACACACTTCTGtaaggacttttttttaaaaccaactCTAACTTCGACCATTAAAGCCAAACACTCCTAATAGTCTCACAGCCCTTTGTAGAAATGTTTCATCTTGTCTCAGCTGCTAACCTTGCACGTGTTGAGGTTGAACAGGATGACATCACCACCAGCTGTGGCCAAACATGCAGACTCGTGTTCAGCCAAGTCCTGCAGTCCAACCACCTCTCCACTACCGTCCTCGTGGAGGAAACCCTCAGCTGTCAATGATGCTTCACTGAGCTCCTGCAAGACAGAAGAGGTGAGTGGACACAATTTCAAAAGCTCAATGAgatgacaccaaaacaaactaaCACTGCTACTTAACTATTTTTATGTCTCCATTAAAAGCAAAAGGACAGGCACAGTTTGTCATTGCTCACCTGGCCGGTACGTGGGTCATATTCTGTGATGGAGTAGTTTGAGGCGACCAGCAGTGACCCGGTGTCCGCCCGCACACAGAGGCACTGCGGCGAGCCGGGACCCTGCAGCTCAGAGCTCCGCAGGCTCTTCAGTAGCTTCAAGTTCCTCATTATCTTTCCTCAGAGGAAAAATCAGTCTGGACCAGAGGACTGCAGAACACCtgaaacagcaaaacaaagttAACATGTTGAGAACAGAACAACTGATATATGACTTCTACATCTACACTGTGGTCAACTCATGCTATTTACAATGTGCTATACAGataaatttgacttgatttGACTAAAGATGCCAGAAAATGATCTAAGATTGCAGCTATGAATCTAGGATAGAAGGGCTGTCATCTCAGCTTCATTCTGGCCTCTTCTTATCTCTTATTTTTGACAAATCATATCAACAAAGTCTGCTTTTCACTTCTTTCCACACACTAAATGTCCCAATAAAAATAATCATGGTAGATTTCACCAGAAGAGCAGATATATTGAGTCAAAATATTACCTCACCAGTCCTGGACATAGCCCTAGTCATAGTTCCAAGTTGAGGTTTAATGTTTTCacctttaaatttaattaaatctcCTTTATTCTATGTAATTATAATGTAAATACATCCCTGGACTATTAAAGAGGCTATATGTTGTGTCAGTCTTGTTAGCTAACATGACAACTACTGCATTCACTTCCATTATCACATTCAACTCTATTAGACACTTATCTATCTCAATCAAAACCTTGATAATGATGATTTAGTGTGTATTTGACACTTTACATCTCTTCTGAACAAAGCTTTAACTGATTTATCAATCCGCTGAAAGTCAGCTAGGTAATCGATGATATCAGAATAGCTTTAAAACTACCCAAACAACTAGTTAGTAAGTAGTTTTTAAGACAAAGTGACAGTTTTAAAGGTGAGAATTAGGAAAAGAGGTGTCCGATATTGGAACTGAGAGTGCAATCTTACATTTACCTACCTAAAAGACGCGACATTATGTTAACCTGATaaaatttaaacatttcatataaAAGATTAAAGTTTAGAAttgtattaaaataataataaaatgtcaaacCTACTGAGAAGAATCCTCTAGAAGCGGTAAATCCTTAGAAATCTTCAGTATCAACAACACAACATCATGCATGTGGCGGCGTCAGACACATGACCTATAACCTCTGGTGACGCAGTAATATGAGTGCGGAACGTGGGCGCCCCCTGGTGGCGTGGAGGAAACATACAGCAAAGGGAGCAAATAAACTGTGTTATATTattagtcttttttattattcaggctaaaaaaaatcatattcatGAAATTTAAATTTGCAACGGAAAATCTGTATTAAAAAtcaacttaaaaaatgtaaaaatgaaacattcagTCACCATTAATCAGTTCCTAAAACCTTAAATACTCTGGaaatatgtaaatgttttaattatccAAGCTGCCAATCCTTTGTTGAAGTCTTCCatactttttagttttttttttctttaaatcttgttgtatttatttttgtttctccctCAACTCCTAGCATATGTGTTTGTTCATAAATATAGCACTGTATTGTAGTCAATTATTACAATGGGGTTTATTTGCTTTTATAAAAAAacgaataaatatatatatatatatatatatatatatatatatatatatatatatatatatatatataataatacattttatttatatagcgcttttcaaaaactcaaagacactgtacaattgttaaaatcaatacaagcaaaataaacaaataacacagatcaaacaaaacaacacaacagtaaaatcacaaatgaaaagctaacttaaaaaggtgagtttttaaaagagatttgaaagctgaagggtcagagcagttttgtatatgggaggggagtgagttccagagggtgggggcggctactgagaaggctctgtccccccaggttgagaggcaccctactgcaggcaagatggcgccgccacaacatccacaccggaagtccataccggaagtccataccggaagtgattctttaaccccctctctacccaatgccaGATGCTTCGAAcgggaagtttcttcttcgtgtagcgtattgattgcattagtctgtcgctgctaaatcaattagcagaaagctaattgtgatagagagagtgagtgagagagatcccgctgtgtatgaagaacagaataatgtagagtgttagtgtgtgtggggggaggggatgagaaggaaaagactgtaagtaagagggaaaatacactcaagctgtacacagagatctatattcaccacaaaaacaacagaggctccccagaaatgtgtactgtacatctatcatcagtggctgacagtggtgcctcaagttgaaatattttagtcctaatattttatgttgatttggagtttgtaatagcaaaagtgcattgttcattttcaagtacaacattatcaatacaaaagggttaagacatcatacatataacattaaaaaaacataaaataaagtataattctacatttcaagtaggggttggatggaaagaaacagtagctatgtatacatttgcagtttttctagtcattctaattgaaggttccaacttcaatgttttcatggacgccaaataaagtgatcttgttaagacattggtgtacatgcatcaagcattcaatctgaataaaactgtttgtgaagctcagagtgtttacgcccatctaatgtctcaaaatagaaggagaaaccattccctccgtttgttcttgtggttaatgaacacccctgtcactgtgtcattgtaacgtgttacaaattatgttaaaaaagaaacagtcaccacacacctctacattttcctcctccactcgcccctgcaccatagataacattctgctcttctctcgtgactgtggatctactctggatctgcatttcattcattcattaatctatacatgtgatcacataggcagacagcatgcaaggtaatttggaacaaacactacagcaaacttagATAATGTGACAAGTCCCCATGGAAAGAGACTCCTGCACGCTGCACAGTTATCATAATAAACCTGTGGGGAAcagctgtgcaggaaggaagaggggtcactgggggaatcagtcaaagggaagcaggtgtgcaggggcaggacacacaccacagggaaCTGGTGGGCaggtgaggtacagtcaggctaacacaacataaaataacatatgacccagacaaaacaagagaggcatatgcagatgtcatcacggcagcatcataatcagctttaagaatttcaacacacactcggaacaaaaggctgtgcatggctgagacgttaacactataacttagtgattcgtgcaggcttctaagtaacttgaattctcaacagcctatacacttttggagtcaatcaactagtcaataatactgatacgattaaaatgtaagtgcaaaaaagttcatagaattacgcgtaaacctacgtgtttttgaaggcttttattttgcgttcacgttcctgtttttcaaggcttttatttttttgaaggcttttatttttgtaacttccggtatggccTTCCGGTGCGgatgttattgcaacgtttttagctttgtaacttccggtatggacttccggtatggacttccggtgtggatgttgtggcggcgccatcttgcctgcagtagggtacgcTTGGAGTTCGGCTGGACTCGAGATCCGAGGAGGGGGGCACTGTTGTCATCCGTCAGGGCTGTGAGTCGAGCTTTTGTCCAGAAGAGATGGCTGGAATCAAAGGTAGGACCCTTCCACTTCAGACCCTTTGTatgaatccttttttttaaatggtgacTTTAAACCACTGCAGGAGAAACATGACTGAAACGGATGCGTGTGTTTGTCACGTCCAGCTAGCTAACGGGTCCGTGAAGCCGACAGGCCAGCCTGTACAGTTAGCATTAGCTCAACACCCTTCATCCCTCTTACTCACAATGTAATGCCTATAAATCCAAACTAGTTAACACACTGCAACCATGTAACGTTTAATTATGATGCTTTATACATGTCACACCCTTTCCACAGTATAGCAGACCGTTATAATGCTAAGCTAGCTGCACCTTGACTCCAGTAATCACTCTGTCTGTGCTTCCTGAGACTCAGCTGCTGGATTAAATGATGCTAACAAGCAGTTAACAGCAGCTGCACTGACTGTATATCCATTAACATGTAACATGCTCTCTTAATGGCTGATGTGGCTGTTACACGTGAAATCAGCTGATTCATCACATGACAGCCTCAGCAGCCAGGGGCCCAGCTTCTGAATAATGAGGGATGAACACTTGCATGTTTTGAGAGATGAGATGTGCATACACAAAAAAGAAGTCCATGTTGatgtcctctctgtctgtctgtctgtctgtttttgcagcTCTCATTAGCCTATCTTTTGGAGGGGCCATTGGCCTCATGTTCCTCATGCTAGGATGTGCCCTCCCTGTGTACGAGTAAGTACCAGCACCACACTCCATGAGAGCCTGataatgtgtgtgtaaaaacaCTGTTCACACTCACTGACACGCAGCTCAGATGATCCCATTACAGCTTTAGATACAGGTGTGAAAGCACGGCGGGATTAACTTGCTTGAAGGCAGAAAGTAGTCCCTATAACTCCCCCTGAGTCCTGACCCTCTATACCAGGGGTATTCAACTAAAATCACAAGAGGTCCAGTTAGGGAACATTTCTTGAAGCAAAGGTCTGAAACATCATAATGTCTAATTATGTAGTGTGATATACTGTATCTGCATTTAATAATACCGGACTGTCAACTTttgaaacaaatatttaaaccaGGGTTTCCAACTTTGAGTGTTTGACAGGAGAGAGATTTTTATGACATGGACTTTATcacacctttaaaggtgacatattatgctctttttcatcaacatatattggtctaagaggtccccaaaacatttctttaaagtttatgcgcaaaaaagcactttgaaatcagattttggcatgcctgtaaacccctctttttcagccctgctcagaacaggctgttttctgtgtctgtgcctttaaatgagcatgagctctctgaccacgccccctcaggaagtgggtgtggcctcggctgtccagcacgttgatctaatgtttacatgttggctgaatatacacggctgctcacagacccacgttacttcaaccctctgaatctgatccagaatctgatcctgatggagaggcgcctgtagcaggacctttctgaaccattggtcacagatttagtgtttcttgttgttttatttatcagtatgtcaacatgtgtcttggtacacagctaccaacatgtagctatgtggctatgctaactagcgctagcacttttccatgataaataaaaatcatccactagatcttcaaatctgcagacgtggggagtaaaacagacctttgtgtttttctaagacagcctacaactagcatgcctccctcctaagctccttgttagcacacacgtgtgcagggaatgaaaaacagaggaggggttgagttgtattttatacagtctatgggctgaacaagctccgagctctgacttcctgttacagaccggatggcgttgtgacgtatgaaaaacactgaaaactgaaacggctcgtttcagcacacatttacagaaaggtggagaaatcagaacaggggcagaatggatttgtttcattttcagggggtttgtagacatgccagggacacatatttcagggagagaaccattaaaaagtcgattttgcatgatatgtcaccttttaaaagaGCCAATGCAAAACGTCATTATGAGAAAAAACATGAAGGTTTTGAACAAACAGACTCAGATCTGAAGTGATCATGCTCGTTCACTTGTCccgtcgcgatgacgcacatattccacgctggcgggctcatatttcaggctgaggtagagcagccgttgcactaaccggctttgaatcgccacagtccggtcttccgcctcccttctccggtcgtctatctctcttctcctcctcagctgacaaaagtgaagcagtacgtttgtgtcgagctgctttttaaaaactatagtcaaaatcaaagcgaaattcgaacttattgtgtggtcttccatgttgtaaccgaaaatgaaagaagcaggaactggagtctgttttcttccggtaaacgtaattacgtcacgcccgcccctgtccaaccagaacccttcccaacccccagaccttaagaggaattaaataaaaacaattaaacgtgttttccatgtaaacctcaattcggaattactatttccatgtaaacacgaaggagaaaactttaattcggaattatttaattcagaattaaaaaacatcatgtaaccatggCCAATGACCAAGTGTCTGCAACATCTCACAGTAAGTGTGATAACTTACCTCCgtcttttccctcctctctctgcagcaaaTACTGGCCTttgttcctccttttcttctacATCCTCTCCCCCATCCCGTACTGCATCTCACGGAGGGTGGCTGATGACACAGACTCTGCAAGTAACGCCTGCAAAGAGCTGGCCATCTTCCTCACAACGGGAATCGTCATTTCAGCCTTTGGCCTGCCCATCGTCTTTGCAAGAGCTGAAGTAGTAAGTAGAAGAagtctctctcccttttttgtCCCTCCTAGAGCGACCGTACACTTCTGTGATCATGAGAGACCTGTACTGTGCATTCTTGTTTGCGTTGATTTAAAAGCGGGATCTCACAAAGGAAAACATCTAATTTGAGATCCGTTCTCTTAACCCTCGTAACGTttctctattctattctcttaATCTTGATGAAGGCTGAAAGCAGTTCAAACCAAAGTTGCAGGCACTGAGAAATGAGCTGGAGTAAATGATCagcatctttgttgtttttcatgttcCTGATACTTAGTTCCTTGAAAAGTAAAAATCCTGAACACTACTCCTGCTAATTATCAACAATTCATAAGAGAAAAATCACAGAGTCAGTCGAGGTTCAGAGGGACTGAAGTCtcctgatttttttctaataaatTGGTGATACTTAGCAAGAGTGTGCAGGATTTTGACTTTTCAAGCtattgttttgttgtcccaTTCACATACTTCACGGGATAGTTGGATGTGCGAACACCTGAAGTTGCTGGAGTTGTGTCTCTGGAGGAGAGCGGAGGCTTCAGTGTGTCGGAGGTGCCTCCaaacagcagtttgttttggtttaatgCTGGTGCTCAAGAGCAACATCCACTGAATCAAAGAGTCACACATTCTTCCTTTTAACggctacactgcaaaaactcaaaatcttaccaagtgaagttgtctcattttcagtcttaatgtcttctcccacttgatttaagatacatttacttaacaagtaacatttgagcaagatagagggacttgttttaagacgatgcatcttaaatatcttaagGAAAACAATCttcaaatgatcttgttttgagttttaatttagaagaaacaaagctgaggtcttatttgtagaagacgaataatcttgatttaagacaaacactaagctttaaaacactggtaaaatattgcttaaaaaaagttttccctgctaatttgaagaccacagttttctaaatattacgtcttattttaagaaatctcaccaagcaaattttctcttgttctattggcagattttttgaaataaggtttttttcttgtttttggaggggcattttttccagtgtatgtGTTTAGTTGCTGTTGAAATGAGTTAATTATTGTGCCTGTTTTTTGTAGTGTTTATACTGCCATAAAGAAATGgcatgtttaaaataaacagaagtaaaGCTGCGTAAATGACTACTTGAAATGaagattgaaatgttttgtatttattgatgtTAAGCATTCAGCCTAATAAACACTTTAAGTTGGATCAGACATTGGTCATTTATATTGAGTTCATGCAACTTGATTAGTTCAAGGCAATCGCTTTCCTCAAACAGTTTAAGTTGAACTAACTTGCCAGGTTTTACAGTGAACACAAATCATTTGAATGCAAAGActtatagttttatttttattttttttattgacatttttaataatcTATGCTGAATAAAGTTCTTTCAAAATGTCTATGATGGGATGAAACCGGAGGTTCCCGGAGAAAACCCTTACTgactctgatgtttttatttgtggcGCCTGTGAAGAGTCACACCCTTTTTTAACCTCGTCCACCAGGAGGCCTTCTCCATCTTCGGTGTTCCCTCGGCCCCCTCAGGTGATCTCTGGATGGGCTCAGATGTCTCCTGCACCATGTTTGGAGTGTTGACTTGGATGTTGTCTGTACGGGGGGGCTCTTCCTTTTTCTTACATAGAAACGCCGACACTTGCTCCATGTACTCCTCCTGATCCTTTAGTTTGGAGGCCATCTCCATGCAGCTTCTGGTCTTTTCTTGCAGCTGGTTCTTAAAGTCCGTTTCTTTACTTCGGGTCTCTTCCTGCTGCTCCTTGAGCTCCTGCTGCAGATGAGCTACTTTTCTGTTCCGACTCTCAATCTGATTACAAGCTTTGTAGAACACTTCATGGTGCAGATGTCTTTCCTCATCCAGTTGTGCCTGCAAGTTCTTACCCCTTAACACCTCAGACTGTAGCATGTTGTTTTGAGATGCTACAATACCTCTGAGCTCTTGCTTCTCCGTGTTATGCCGCATTTCCCTTGATTCTCTGTTGGAGCGCTCTTCTTTCAGGACCCTCAGCTCTTGCTCCAGTCTCTTAACTTGTTCCAGgtcttgtctgtctttctcttgaAGCGTACTCTTCAATTCCCTCTGTTCTTTTTGGATTTCGTCAGCTCTCAGCTGTTCAGCCTGTAGCTGTTTTTCCAGGGATTGAACACGATCTTGGAGCTCTTGCATCTCCATGTTATGTCCCTC is a genomic window of Notolabrus celidotus isolate fNotCel1 chromosome 8, fNotCel1.pri, whole genome shotgun sequence containing:
- the LOC117817034 gene encoding leptin receptor overlapping transcript-like 1, which gives rise to MAGIKALISLSFGGAIGLMFLMLGCALPVYDKYWPLFLLFFYILSPIPYCISRRVADDTDSASNACKELAIFLTTGIVISAFGLPIVFARAEVIF